A window of Mercenaria mercenaria strain notata chromosome 16, MADL_Memer_1, whole genome shotgun sequence contains these coding sequences:
- the LOC123541181 gene encoding uncharacterized protein LOC123541181 translates to MAKLLQVIAIFLYVFTCILQEADCSTYHIAFLGRNHTLTSHIGSLFYPALNKDPVITSGVETCASNLSSFNVTGTSFMEVLINAAGCTQLVPNGSQIKATGIKIESSEEFVLHVYQTDNLGKNEGYLAIPDEHLGNEYYVITYCTLGGLCQFAVAGITNGTRVNVIFPNNVTVSSVCVGSIQLPDSAPSGSPVPFEINEFEVLHFESENDLTGTYISSDNYVSVFAGARDIPTSSASTTAYLVEQLPPVQKWGYSFVAAPNYFNNVGDIIKIVTQSDDTVVEISGFSPFKIPNKGGFTERRIDWQMHSHIETSNPVLIVQVMSIDIYNESSDVTGTPSMVLVPHVEQWTASETPFYCSPTVGNQTLISVVTDTSDSFSVPILPSPTLYYSPWTVVDGTDFSVQMFEPVTAETTIYGPSRSNYGYCDGSSALLLNANWTWESEACVQTVVSPGDNVDNDCDGQVDEDICQEDDLVTSFTSTQSNASDVTYKSMTTRGTHYFNLTIKTCDVAMVTLQTNGETVTSVNIQISPSSVVAEFCSPDCLPATVKARAESNCDIPHPFLIEWSSNLIVYTESSTYVWYTNALTGIDYDSLTLSAFAGTAEFNIYMTEKDCKKVPRGFPDTLGSNFILPVHESDLGFFAILSTHANLSGTVTIQLDVNNGLGTIQLQGNQSLSFTESDVTQNYYDKITVTAVGGEIAVFLIRSINSGTASEGPILPTDILGTSYYIYEHSHTTSGMCPTYALYDTSQNVCLYVSLFIVDTGNQYGRFLQKTVSNASGEMKQDTEDAPIQDAFLFF, encoded by the exons ATGGCAAAACTGCTGCAGGTGATCGCAATTTTCTTGTACGTTTTCACGTGCATTTTACAGGAAGCAG ACTGCAGTACATACCACATCGCATTTCTTGGTCGGAACCATACATTGACCTCTCATATTGGATCACTTTTCTACCCAGCTCTAAACAAGGACCCAGTTATTACGTCAGGCGTTGAAACTTGCGCGTCTAATCTATCATCTTTCAACGTTACCGGAACGTCTTTTATGGAGGTGTTGATAAACGCAGCAGGATGTACTCAGCTTGTTCCAAACGGGTCTCAAATTAAAGCAACTGGTATTAAAATCGAATCGTCAGAAGAATTTGTACTTCATGTTTATCAAACTGACAATCTTGGCAAGAATGAGGGATATCTTGCAATACCGGATGAGCACCTAGGCAATGAATACTATGTGATTACATACTGTACTCTTGGGGGACTTTGTCAGTTTGCTGTGGCTGGGATAACAAATGGCACACGAGTCAACGTCATATTTCCTAACAACGTCACAGTATCTTCGGTGTGCGTTGGTAGCATTCAGCTTCCGGACAGTGCTCCATCTGGGTCGCCAGttccttttgaaataaatgaatttgagGTGCTGCACTTCGAGAGCGAAAACGATTTGACTGGAACCTATATTTCTTCAGATAACTATGTTTCAGTTTTTGCAGGCGCGCGAGATATTCCGACATCGTCGGCAAGCACGACTGCGTATTTGGTTGAACAGTTGCCACCGGTACAAAAATGGGGCTATTCCTTTGTAGCTGCAccaaattatttcaataatgtGGGAGATATTATAAAAATTGTAACGCAATCCGACGACACAGTAGTTGAAATATCAGGCTTTTCGCCATTCAAAATACCAAATAAAGGTGGATTTACCGAACGCCGTATAGACTGGCAAATGCACAGTCACATAGAAACATCTAACCCCGTGCTTATCGTGCAGGTTATGTCTATTGACATTTATAACGAGTCAAGTGATGTGACCGGAACGCCATCTATGGTTCTTGTACCTCATGTTGAACAGTGGACAGCTTCAGAAACACCCTTTTACTGTTCGCCGACGGTTGGCAATCAGACGCTTATTTCCGTCGTAACTGATACATCTGATAGTTTTTCGGTTCCAATTCTACCATCTCCGACCCTCTATTACTCGCCTTGGACTGTTGTTGATGGAACTGACTTTAGTGTACAGATGTTCGAGCCGGTAACTGCGGAAACGACTATTTATGGACCGTCTCGCTCAAACTACGGGTATTGCGATGGAAGTTCAGCGCTGCTACTCAATGCAAACTGGACATGGGAAAGTGAG GCATGCGTACAGACAGTGGTTTCCCCCGGCGATAACGTGGATAATGACTGTGACGGGCAGGTAGATGAGGACATATGCCAGGAAGACGATTTAG tgaccTCGTTCACATCGACACAAAGTAATGCGAGTGACGTTACATACAAGTCTATGACTACCCGCGGAACGCACTATTTCAATTTGACGATCAAAACGTGTgacgttgccatggtaacgctaCAAACCAACGGCGAAACAGTTACCAGCGTTAATATACAG atttctcCATCTTCAGTAGTGGCAGAATTTTGTAGTCCTGATTGTTTACCAGCGACTGTCAAAGCACGCGCAGAATCTAACTGTGACATACCACATCCATTTTTGATTGAATGGTCAAGCAATTTGATAGTT TATACGGAAAGCTCCACGTACGTTTGGTATACAAATGCTTTGACTGGTATCGACTATGATTCACTAACGTTGTCTGCCTTTGCCGGGACTGCCGAATTCAATATAT ATATGACGGAAAAGGACTGCAAGAAGGTTCCTCGAG GTTTCCCGGACACACTTGGATCAAACTTTATTTTGCCTGTTCACGAAAGTGATTTGGGGTTCTTCGCTATATTGTCCACACATGCAAATTTATCTGGTACAGTAACTATACAGTTAGATGTGAACAATGGTCTTGGTACGATTCAACTACAGGGCAATCAGTCGTTGTCATTTACAGAATCTGACGTCACACAAAACTATTACGACAAG ATTACAGTAACCGCTGTAGGCGGAGAGATAGCAGTGTTCCTTATTCGCTCGATTAATTCTGGAACAGCATCCGAGGGCCCAATTCTACCGACAGATATATTAGGCACATCttattatatatatgaacataGTCATACGACTTCAG GGATGTGTCCCACATATGCATTGTATGATAcaagtcaaaatgtttgtttgtacGTAAGCTTATTTATTGTCGACACCGGTAACCAATATGGGCGATTCCTCCAGAAAACTGTTAGTAATGCTAGTGGGGAGATGaagcaagatacagaagacgctccgaTTCAAGACGCATTTCTGTTTTTTTAA